The following coding sequences lie in one Panicum virgatum strain AP13 chromosome 6N, P.virgatum_v5, whole genome shotgun sequence genomic window:
- the LOC120679276 gene encoding protein WALLS ARE THIN 1-like has product MADAAEGRRVCGMPEKAQLHVAMLALQFGYAGFHVVSRLALNMGISKLVFPVYRNIIALCLLVPFAYFLEKKDRPRLTLSFAVQFFLLALCGITANQGFYLLGLDNTSPTFASAIQNSVPAITFAMAAALRIEKVRLDRRDGVAKVAGTLACVAGASVITLYKGPTIFGGPEAALGLLDDKAAAPNDLKNWTLGCVYLIGHCLSWSGWLVLQAPVLKKYPARLSVTSYTCFFGVIQFLIIAAFMERDADAWKFHSGSELFTILYAGFIASGVAFAVQIWCIDRGGPVFVAVYQPVQTLVVAIMASLTLGEKFYLGGIIGAVLIIAGLYLVLWGKSQERARLARDRDAAVMPPPADAAGSIIRSAKLPSSTTQPLLLPSSTAENV; this is encoded by the exons ATGGCGGATGCGGCGGAGGGTCGGCGGGTGTGCGGCATGCCGGAGAAGGCGCAGCTCCATGTGGCGATGCTGGCGCTGCAGTTCGGGTACGCGGGGTTCCATGTGGTGTCGCGGCTGGCGCTCAACATGGGCATCAGCAAGCTCGTCTTCCCCGTGTACCGCAACATCATCGCGCTCTGCCTCCTCGTGCCCTTCGCTTACTTCCTCGAGAAGAAGGACAGGCCGCGGCTGACGCTCAGCTTCGCGGTCCAGTTCTTCCTGCTCGCGCTGTGCGGCATCACCGCGAACCAAGGGTTCTACCTCCTGGGCCTCGACAACACGTCCCCCACCTTCGCCTCCGCCATCCAGAACTCGGTGCCGGCCATCAccttcgccatggccgccgcgctgcgCATCGAGAAGGTCCGGCTGGACCGCCGCGACGGCGTGGCCAAGGTGGCGGGCACGCTGGCGTGCGTGGCGGGGGCCTCCGTCATCACGCTGTACAAGGGCCCCACCATCTTCGGGGGGCCCGAGGCCGCCTTGGGGCTGCTGGATGAtaaggcggcggcgcccaatGATCTGAAGAACTGGACGCTGGGGTGCGTGTACCTGATCGGGCACTGCCTGTCGTGGTCGGGCTGGCTGGTGCTGCAGGCCCCCGTGCTGAAGAAGTACCCGGCGAGGCTGTCGGTCACCTCCTACACCTGCTTCTTCGGCGTCATCCAGTTCCTCATCATCGCCGCCTTCATGGAGAGGGACGCCGACGCATGGAAGTTCCACTCAGGATCCGAGCTCTTCACCATCCTATACGCA GGGTTCATCGCTTCTGGCGTGGCGTTCGCCGTGCAGATCTGGTGCATCGACCGCGGGGGCCCGGTGTTCGTGGCCGTGTACCAGCCCGTGCAGACGCTGGTGGTGGCCATCATGGCCTCCCTCACCCTCGGCGAGAAGTTCTACCTCGGAGGCATCATCGGCGCCGTGCTCATCATCGCCGGCCTCTACCTCGTGCTCTGGGGCAAGAGCCAGGAGAGGGCGCGCCTCGCCAGGGACAGGGACGCCGCCGTCATGCCGCCGCCAGCTGACGCCGCCGGCAGCATCATCCGGAGCGCCAAGCTGCCGTCCAGCACGACGCAGCCGCTCCTGCTGCCATCCTCCACCGCCGAAAACGTCTGA